In the genome of Dyadobacter fermentans DSM 18053, the window CCTGGATAACCAAATACTCAAAGAGATTTTCGTAAAAAAGGGCTGGGCTCTGCCGCAAAAAGGGAATTGACAGAGGAGATTGTTCGCGAGCACGATATCGCTGTGAGCAGAGCCTGTAAAATCGTTAGCCTTGTTCGCTCTCAATATTATTACAGCAGTAAGAAGGATGATTCTGAGGTAATTGAGTCGTTGCAGGACTTGGCATTCAAACACCCTTCATACGGGTTTAGAAAGCTGTTTGCCTACCTGCGAAGATCAGGTAAGCCATGGAATCATAAGCGAGTTCACCGCATTTATCAAGTTTTGAAGCTGAATAAGAGGCGAAAGGGGAAGCGGCGATTACCCGATCGGGTTAGGCAACCTTTAGCTCAGCCAGCGCAGGTGAATGAAGTTTGGAGTGTCGATTTTATGAGCGACAGTATGGTCGGCAACCGCAAATTCCGAACGTTCAACGTCATTGACGACTGCTCACGTGAGGCATTGGCCATAGAAATCGATACTTCACTTTCCGCGAAGCGGATCATTAGGACTTTGAACCGTATTGGAGAAAGCAGAGGATTCCCAATGGCGATCAGATCGGACAACGGACCGGAATTCACTTCCGGAAATTTCACGATCTGGTGTGAGGAAAAAGGCATTGAAGCCAAATTTATACAGCCAGGCAAGCCAACGCAAAATGGCTATATCGAACGATTTAATCGACTGTACAGAGAAGCTGTATTAGACGCTTATTTGTTCTTCGACCTGGATCAGGTCAGGCAATTAACCGCGGAATGGATTGAAGAATATAACCAGCGACGACCACATGAAGGACTGGGCAATTTGACACCATTTGAATGGAAGGAATCGCTGGTGAAAAAGAAAATTCACCACCAAATGACTGTCTGAGAAACGGGGTACTTACAACTCCTCTTTGAGGGATCTTCTCCCAATCTCTTTCGATGCCGAATAATAAACTAGTGGTATCACACGAGTTTTATTTCAGTAGAAATTATCAAACTATTTCTTGGAGTGTTATCGTCAAACCACTCTTCACAGTAAAATAATCACTAT includes:
- a CDS encoding IS3 family transposase (programmed frameshift), translated to MKKTRFTETQIVSILKQQEAGIPTKEICRQHGISEATFYNWKSRYGGMEASDVKRLKDLEEENSRLKKMFADLSLDNQILKEIFRKKGLGSAAKRELTEEIVREHDIAVSRACKIVSLVRSQYYYSSKKDDSEVIESLQDLAFKHPSYGFRKLFAYLRRSGKPWNHKRVHRIYQVLKLNKRRKGKRRLPDRVRQPLAQPAQVNEVWSVDFMSDSMVGNRKFRTFNVIDDCSREALAIEIDTSLSAKRIIRTLNRIGESRGFPMAIRSDNGPEFTSGNFTIWCEEKGIEAKFIQPGKPTQNGYIERFNRLYREAVLDAYLFFDLDQVRQLTAEWIEEYNQRRPHEGLGNLTPFEWKESLVKKKIHHQMTV